One genomic region from Anabaena sp. PCC 7108 encodes:
- a CDS encoding DUF751 family protein, whose amino-acid sequence MFDGFWDNVFRYPRYLISIVLGLFLNAFEPLKPLFKRPITLIAILGFFMGGLFFLTLTLRAMLGLSTI is encoded by the coding sequence ATGTTTGACGGATTTTGGGATAACGTCTTTCGCTACCCTCGGTACTTAATTAGTATCGTCTTAGGTCTTTTTCTGAACGCCTTTGAACCATTAAAGCCGCTTTTCAAACGCCCAATCACCTTAATTGCTATTTTGGGCTTTTTTATGGGGGGTTTATTTTTCTTAACGCTGACTCTCCGGGCAATGCTAGGTTTAAGTACTATCTAG
- the rbfA gene encoding 30S ribosome-binding factor RbfA gives MATNRRVSRVAELIKREVSQMLLNGIKDDRVGTGMVSVTDVDVSGDLQHAKIFVSIYGTEEAKAETMAGLKSATGYVRSELGARVRLRRTPEVLFIEDRSIERGTKVLSLLNQLQQERPVGLSDENEPDVPE, from the coding sequence ATGGCTACAAATCGCCGCGTTTCCCGCGTTGCTGAATTAATTAAACGGGAAGTTAGCCAAATGCTGCTCAACGGGATTAAGGATGACCGTGTGGGTACAGGAATGGTAAGTGTCACTGATGTGGACGTTTCCGGTGACTTGCAACACGCTAAAATCTTCGTCAGCATTTATGGGACAGAGGAAGCTAAGGCTGAAACAATGGCGGGTTTAAAGTCAGCGACGGGTTACGTCCGCAGTGAATTGGGTGCGAGAGTAAGGCTACGTCGCACGCCAGAAGTTCTGTTTATTGAAGATCGCTCTATAGAGCGAGGTACTAAAGTGCTGAGTTTATTAAACCAACTCCAGCAGGAGCGTCCAGTGGGGTTATCAGATGAAAATGAGCCAGATGTTCCCGAATAA